The region CTTACCAAGTAAGTTCTGACGGAAACGTCCTTGCTTTCCTTTTAAGGAATCAGAAAGGGATTTCAATGGTCTGTTAGAATCGGTCTTGACAGCACTAGATTTTCTTGTATTATCAAGAAGTGAATCTACTGCTTCCTGTAACATACGTTTCTCGTTACGAAGGATAACCTCAGGAGCTTTAATCTCCATCAATCGCTTCAAACGGTTGTTACGTATGATCACACGACGGTATAAATCATTTAAATCAGACGTTGCAAAACGACCCCCGTCAAGTGGTACTAATGGACGTAATTCTGGCGGAATTACTGGAACCACTTTCATGACCATCCATTCTGGTTTGTTTTCTCGTCGCTCATTAGAATCTTTAAGAGCCTCCACAACTTGCAGACGTTTTAAAGCTTCAGTCTTACGTTGTTTAGACGTCTCATTATTTGCTTTGTGTCTCAGGTCATATGATAGCGCATCTAAATCGATACGTTTAAGTAAATCGATCAAACACTCAGCACCCATCTTAGCGATGAATTTGTTAGGATCTGAATCTTCTAAATACATGTTTTCCGGTGGAAGCGTATCTAAGATATCTAGGTATTCTTCTTCTGTAAGGAAATCTAAATTACGAACTTCTTCGCCTTCAGCATTCTTTGCGATACCTGGTTGAATCACCACATATCTTTCGTAATAGATGATCATGTCCAGCTTCTTTGAAGGAAGCCCTAGTAGGTAACCAATTTTGTTTGGCAAACTACGGAAATACCAAATGTGGGCCACTGGCACAACAAGATTGATATGTCCTATACGATCACGTCTTACTTTTTTCTCTGTAACCTCTACACCACATCGGTCACAAACGATTCCTTTATAACGTATACGTTTATATTTTCCACAAGCACATTCATAATCCTTTACAGGACCGAATATACGCTCACAAAAAAGCCCATCCCTTTCAGGTTTGTGCGTACGATAGTTAATCGTTTCTGGTTTTAACACCTCACCTCTTGACTCAGCAAGAATAGATTCTGGAGATGCAAGACCGATTGAAATTTTTGAAAATTTCTTTTGTGTTGGGTTGTCTTTATGTCTAGCCATAATAATGGTACTATTTTAAGTTAAAGTAGCGAGGTTGGTGGATCATTTCGCTTTCGCGAAAGCGAAACAAACATCCAACCTCACAGAAAAATTAATCCTCCAGTCTTAGATCTAGTCCTAGACCTTTCAACTCGTGCATCAATACGTTAAATGATTCTGGAAGACCAGGCTCTGGCATAGGCTCACCTTTTACGATAGCTTCGTAAGTTTTGGCGCGTCCTATAACGTCATCTGATTTTACAGTTAAAATTTCACGTAAAGTACTAGAAGCACCATAGGCTTCCAGTGCCCATACCTCCATCTCTCCAAATCGCTGACCACCAAATTGTGCTTTACCACCGAGTGGCTGCTGTGTGATTAACGAATATGGACCGATAGAACGCGCGTGCATCTTATCATCTACCATGTGTCCTAGTTTAAGCATGTAGATAATACCTACTGTTGCAGGTTGATCAAAACGCTCACCAGTACCACCGTCAAATAAATACGTATGTCCGAAACGTGGAATACCTGCCTCATCGGTGTAACCATTGATCTGATCTAATGTAGCACCATCAAAGATAGGAGTGGCAAATTTCTTGCCTAATTTCTCTCCTGCCCATCCTAGTACGGTTTCATAAATCTGTCCAATGTTCATACGAGAAGGTACACCAAGCGGATTCAATACGATATCTACCGGAGTTCCATCTTCAAGGAAAGGCATGTCTTCCTGACGTACAATACGTGCAACGATACCTTTGTTACCATGTCGTCCTGCCATCTTATCTCCTACTTTAAGTTTACGCTTCTTAGCGATGTAAACTTTAGCAAGTTTGATAATACCAGCTGGAAGTTCATCTCCTACAGAGATGGTAAACTTCTCACGCCTTAATGATCCTTGTAGATCATTTTCTTTAATCTTATAATTGTGAAGTAAGTCGGCAACCATATCATTCACCTCATTACCTGTAGTCCAAGTTCCTGAAGTTAAATGTGTAAAGTCATCTACGGAGTTCAACATTTTAAGAGTGTATTTTTTACCTTTTGGAAGAACTTCTTCCCCAAGATCGTTAAATACACCTTGTGATGTTTTACCACTTACAATTTCAAATAATTTTTCAATTAGACGCTCTTGAAGACCGTCAAATTTACCTTGATAATCTTGCTCTAATCGAGCAATATCTTCTTTGTCTTGAGCTCTTTTTCTCTTATCCTTAACGGCACGAGAGAATAATTTCTTATCGATAACAACACCTCTTAGCGATGGAGAAGCTTTTAAAGAAGCATCTTTTACATCACCAGCTTTATCACCGAAAATCGCTCTAAGAAGTTTTTCTTCTGGAGTAGGATCACTTTCTCCTTTAGGAGTAATTTTACCTATTAATATATCTCCAGGCTTCACTTCTGCTCCAACACGTATCATTCCGTGTTCATCAAGATCAGCAGTAGCTTCCTCACTTACGTTAGGAATATCTGCAGTAAGTTCTTCGTTACCTAATTTAGTATCTCTAACTTCAAGAGAATACTCATCTACGTGAATAGAAGTAAAGATATCTTCACGAACTACTTTTTCAGAAATTACGATTGCATCCTCAAAGTTGTAACCTTTCCATGGCATAAATGCCACTTTCATGTTACGACCTAAAGCAAGTTCACCCGCTTCAGTCGCATAACCTTGACAAAGTACTTGTCCTTTATCAACTCGATCGCCTTTTTGAACGATAGGTTTCAAGGTAATACTAGTACCTTGATTCGTCTTACGGAATTTAATCAAATTGTAAGAAGTGTCTTCTGGCTCAAAGCTTACCAAAGCCTCACGTTCTGTACGATCATATCTGATCACTACTTTTTGTGAATCTACATATACTACTTCACCATCACCTTCTGCATTGATCAATACTCTTGAATCTGAAGCAACTTGTCTTTCCAGACCTGTTCCTACAATAGGAGCATCTACTCTAAGTAGCGGCACTGCTTGACGCATCATGTTAGATCCCATCAGTGCACGGTTAGCATCATCATGTTCCAAGAAAGGAATTAAGGATGCAGATATGGATGCAATCTGGTTAGGAGCAACATCAGCATAGACAACATCAGTAGCATTTATTACCGGGAAGTCACCTTCCATACGTGCAATTACCTTTTCTTGATCTATCTTACCATTAGTAAGGGGTAAGTTAGCTTGTGCAATATGCAAGCCTTCTTCTTCTTCTGCACTTAGATAAGTAGGTTGGTCTTGTAAATTCACAACACCATTAGTTACTTTTCTATATGGAGTCTCAATGAATCCCATTCCATTCACTTTTGCAAATACTGCTAGTGAAGAGATCAAACCAATATTCGGTCCTTCAGGTGTTTCAATTGGACAAAGTCTTCCGTAGTGCGTATAGTGTACATCTCGTACTTCAAATCCTGCTCTTTCTCTTGAAAGTCCACCAGGTCCTAGTGCTGATAATCTACGTTTGTGGGTAATCTCTGCTAATGGATTTGTTTGATCCATAAATTGAGATAACTGGTTGGTACCAAAGAAAGAATTAATAACAGAAGACAAGGTCTTTGCATTAATAAGGTCAATAGGTGTAAACACCTCGTTATCTCTTACGTTCATACGCTCGCGTATAGTACGAGCCATACGAGCAAGTCCTACACCAAATTGTTGAGACAACTGCTCACCAACGGTACGTACACGACGGTTAGACAAGTGATCAATATCATCAATCTCTGCTTTAGAGTTGATCAACATGATCAAGTGCTTTATAATGGTGATGATATCTTCTTTGGTAAGCACTTGCTTATCCATTGGAATATCAAGACCCAATTTTTTATTCATTCGGTAACGACCTACCTCACCTAAATTATATCTCTGATCAGAGAAAAATAATTTATCAATGATTCCACGAGCTGTTTCTTCATCTGGCGGCTCAGCGTTACGTAATTGTCTATATATGTGTTCTACCGCTTCTTTTTCAGAATTAGTAGGATCTTTTTGTAACGTATTGTGAATTATGGCATAATCAGCTGACATATTATCTTCTTTGTGAAGAAGAATGGTCTTAGCTTGAGATTCAATAATCTCATCGATGTGCTCTTTTTCAAGAATGGTATCGCGATCAAGAACGATTTCATTACGTTCGATAGAAACTACTTCACCAGTATCTTCATCGACGAAATCTTCATGCCATGTTCTAAGTACACGAGCGGCAAGTTTGCGTCCTAGGTACTTTTTAAGTCCTGTTTTACTCGCTTTCACTTCTTCAGCAAGATCAAAGATTCCTAGGATATCCTTATCTCTTTCAAAACCGATAGCACGGAAAAGTGTAGTTACAGGTAATTTCTTTTTACGATCTATATAAGCGTACATTACGCTGTTAATATCTGTCGCAAATTCTATCCATGACCCTTTAAAAGGGATAACACGAGCAGAGTATAATTTAGTTCCATTTGCATGGAATGACTGTCCAAAAAAGACACCCGGAGATCTGTGTAACTGAGATACAACAACACGCTCTGCACCGTTGATACAAAAAGTACCAGATGGAGTCATGTAAGGAATAGTACCTAGATAAACATCTTGAACAATGGTTTCAAAATCTTCGTGTTCTGGATCAGTACAATATAATTTTAAGCGCGATTTAAGAGGCACGCTGTAGGTAAGTCCACGCTCTATACATTCTTGAATAGAATAACGAGGGGGATCTACGAAGTAATCGAGAAATTCCAACACGAACTGATTACGAGTATCAGTGATAGGAAAATTTTCCATGAAGGTATTATAAAGGCCTTCTACTTCTCTTTTGTCAGATTTAGTCTCTAACTGAAAAAAGTCCTGAAAGGATTTTATTTGGATATCCAGCAGGTCAGGATATTCTGCCTTATTAGTTACCGTTGAAAAATTAATTCTTTCTGTGTTTGTTGCTAGCATCAATGCACGGTATTAAGTGATTAAAAAAAGCGTTATCGACGACGTCTCATCTTTATACGCAAAATGGTCTAGGCCTGTGAGCGCCGCTCACAGGTCTAAACCTTTATTGTTTAGGTAAGAAGAATTACTTCAACTCCACCTCAGCACCAGCTGCTTCTAGCTGAGCTTTAAGCGCTTCTGCTTCGTCTTTAGAAACACCTTCTTTAATTGGAGATGGTGCATCGTCAACAAGTGCTTTAGCATCTTTCAATCCTGCTCCTGTAAGTTCTTTTACAAGTTTCACAACAGCTAGTTTAGCACCACCTGCAGCTTTAAGGATTACATCAAATTCTGTTTGCTCTTCAGCAGCGTCTCCACCACCTGCAGCTGGTCCAACCATAGCAACTGCCGCTGCTGCTGGTTCAATACCATACTCATCCTTAAGGATGTCTGCTAATTCGTTTACTTCTTTAACAGTTAAATTAACTAACTGCTCAGCGAAATCTTTTAAATCTGCCATTTTTCTATCGTTTTAATAAAATTTATAAATAATTAATTGCGTACTAAATTGGGTTCTATCTTTCAGATAGAGTTTTAAGTATTCCTGCGAGTTTACCACCACCTGATTGAAGTGCTGATATCACATTTTTAGCAGGACTTTGAAGTAGACCGATGATATCACCAATCATTTCTTCTTTAGACTTGATATTGCTTAATGCATTGATCTTATCATCACCTACATAAATTGCTTCTTCAATATAAGCTCCTTTAAGCACAGGCTTGTCAGACTTCTTTCTGAAGTTTTCGATAACCCTAGCTGGTGCATTTGCAACTTCAGAAAGCATGATGGATGTATTACCTTTTAATAAATCAGGTAACTCACCAAAGTCTTTATCTGAAGCTTGCATAGCCTTAGCCAGAAGAGTATTCTTAACTACTGACATGGTTATATTAGCTTTGAAACAAGCTCTACGTAAATTTGATGTATCTGAAGCATTTAAGCCAGATATGTCTGCTAGGTATATAGTTGAATTCTCACCTAACGTAGCAGTCAAATCTTGAATAACATTTGCTTTTTGTTCTCTTGTCATGATCTAGATTTTTAGTCTTCTGCAAAACGTTTAGTGTCTATCTCAATACTAGGACTCATCGTACTAGAAATGAAGATACTTTTGATATAAATACCTTTAGACGTTGTCGGTTTTAATTTAACTAGTGTATTGATTAATTCTCTTGCATTACCTGCAATCTTCTCCGCATCAAAAGATGCTTTTCCAACTGCTGCATGTATAATACCAGTCTTATCCACTTTAAAGTCGATTTTACCAGCTTTAACTTCCTTAACCGCTTTTGCTACATCCATAGTAACTGTTCCAGTTTTAGGGTTAGGCATTAAACCTCTAGGACCTAGTATACGACCTAATGGACCTAATTTTCCCATAACACTAGGCATGGTAATAATTACATCTACATCAGTCCATCCACCTTTGATCTTATCGAGGTATTCATCAAGACCTACATAGTCAGCACCAGCTTCAGTAGCTTCCGCTTCCTTATCTGGAGTAACTAACGCAAGTACTTTAACGTCTTTACCTGTACCATGAGGTAATGTAACAACACCTCTAACCATTTGGTTAGCTTTACGTGGATCTACATTTAACCTTACAGCTAGATCTACAGAAGCATCAAACTTTGTGCTTGTTACTTCCTTTACTAATTTAGAGGCATCAGCAACAGAATAAGTTTGTAACCTATCTATTTTTACTTGATTCTCTTTTTGATTTTTTGTTAATTTTGCCATTGTTACAGGTTTTAAGCCGGTGCGTTTCCACCTTTAACGTTCACACCCATTGACTTAGCAGTACCAGCTACCATTCGCATAGCGCTATCTACTGTAAATGCATTGAGGTCTGGCATCTTATCCATTGCGATCAAACGAATTTGATCCCAACTGACAGTTCCAACTTTCTTACGGTTAGGTTCTCCACTTCCGCCTTTAAGCTTTAACGCTTCAAGGATTTGTACTGCTGCTGGAGGTGTTTTAATTACAAAATCGAAGGACTTATCCTTAAACACCGTAATCGCTACAGGTAATATTTTACCCGCTTTATCCTGAGTTCTAGCATTAAACTGCTTACAGAACTCCATGATATTCACACCAGCCGCACCAAGTGCAGGTCCTACAGGAGGAGATGGGTTTGCTGCACCACCTTTAACTTGTAGTTTTACAACCTTAGATACTTCTTTAGCCATTTCTAATTAATTTCACTTATTTAATGATAATAAAGTGGAAGCCTTATTTATCACCTATAAATTGTAACATTTATACTTTCTCTACTTGCATATAACTAAGCTCCAAAGGAGTCTTACGGCCAAATATTTTAACCATAACTTCTAGTTTACGCTTTTCTTCGTTTACTGTTTCAATAGTACCGTTAAATCCATTAAATGGACCGTCTACTACTTTTACTGTTTCACCACTCTTAAAAGGAATAGCTATATTATCAGTTTGCTCGGCAAGTTCATCAACTTTACCTAACATTCTGTTTACTTCAGCCCTTCTTAAAGGTACCGGTTCTCCACCTTTAGTTTCACCTAAAAAACCGATTACACCGTTCACAGATTTAATAATATGAGGCACTTCACCTTCTAATCGGGCTTGTACCATAATATACCCAGGAAAATAAACACGTTCCTTGTGATATTTCTTACCATCTCTAATCTGAACCACCTTCTCAGTAGGAACTAGAATTTGCGTTAAATAATCCCCAAGATTATGGTGAGCAATTTCTGACTCTATATAATCCTTGATCTTATTTTCTTGGCCGCTTACAGAACGAACAACATACCATTTCATTAAATCCTTCTCTTCTGACATAGCGATTATTAATTTTGCTTAATCCAACTAAAATAATTCTCAATAGCAGCACTGAAAACATAATCAATACCCGCTACAATTAGCGCAAAAATAATAGAGAATACAGCAACTGTAACTGTTAACTTTTGCGTTTCAGCCCAAGTAGGCCAAGTAACGTGATTCGTTAACTCATTATAAGACTCTTTTACGTATGTTATCAAACTCATAATAGTGATGTTCTGAACGTCAAACTTAAAACATCAATAAAAAACTTGTTGTTTAAAGCCAACTATATTTATAATGCACGGGCTGAGAGACTCGAACTCACGACACCTGGTTTTGGAGACCAGTGCTCTACCAACTGAGCTAAGCCCGCAAAAAAATCACCCTAAAAAGAACGATTTATTGCCTTCCCCATATAAAGGGAAAGTATCCTATCTAAAAATAGATAGGATACTTAATATAATCAATTAGAAATTAATCTAAAATCTCAGTAACCTGACCTGCTCCAACAGTTCTACCACCTTCACGGATAGCAAAACGAAGTCCTAGGCTCAATGCAATAGGCTGGATAAGTTCAACATTAATTGTCAAGTTATCACCTGGCATTACCATCTCAACACCATCAGGAAGTGAGATGTTACCTGTTACGTCAGTTGTACGTACATAAAACTGAGGACGGTAGTTATTGTGAAATGGAGTGTGACGTCCACCTTCTTCTTTCTTAAGGATATAAACCTCTGCTTTAAATCTTGCGTGAGGAGTTACAGATCCTGGCTTAGTAATTACCATACCACGAGAAATTTGAGACTTCTCAATACCTCTTAACAAGATACCTGCGTTATCTCCTGCTTCACCTCTATCAAGGATCTGACGGAACATTTCAATACCTGTTATGGTAGAAGTCAACTTCTGTGCACCCATTCCAATAATCTCAACAGGATCTCCAGTGTTAGCTACACCAGTCTCAATACGACCAGTTGCAACAGTACCACGACCTGTAATAGAGAATACATCTTCTATAGGCATAAGGAAAGGCTTGTCCATTTCACGTACTGGCTCTTCGATCCAGCTATCAACAGCAGCCATCAATTCAAGTACAGAATCAACCCATTTTTGTTCTCCATTAAGCGCTCCAAGAGCAGAACCAGAAATAACAGGACCATTGTCACCATCATATTCATAGAAACTTAATAGATCACGTACTTCCATATCCACTAATTCAAGAAGCTCTTCATCATCTACCATATCCACTTTGTTAAGGAATACAACCATACGAGGAATACCTACCTGACGTCCAAGAAGGATGTGCTCACGTGTCTGTGGCATAGGACCATCAGTAGCAGCAACAACAAGAATAGCACCATCCATTTGAGCAGCACCAGTAACCATGTTCTTTACATAATCGGCGTGACCAGGACAATCTACGTGTGCGTAATGTCTGTTTTCTGTTTGATACTCTACGTGTGAAGAGTTAATTGTAATACCACGCTCTTTTTCTTCAGGAGCGTTGTCAATTTGATCAAAACTTGTCGCCTTAGAGAAACCAGCATCAGCAAGCACTTTAGTAATTGCTGCAGTAAGTGTAGTTTTACCGTGGTCAACGTGACCAATAGTTCCTACATTCAGGTGGGGTTTCGAACGATCGTACGTTTCTTTAGCCATAATTTATAATCTTAGTTTATATTAGTGTTCAATTTTAAAATAAGACAGACACGGAGCTAAAACCAAATCAGTCTATACTAGTAATGGCCTCTGTTGAGACCTATTTTTATTTAACAGAGCCAATGATGAGATTTGAACTCATGACCTCTTCCTTACCAAGGAAACGCTCTACCCCTGAGCTACACCGGCAAAACCCTTATTATAAGGAAATGGACAAATTGACTTTAAACCCAATAAAAATAGAGTTTAATCTAGAGCGAGAGACCAGGTTCGAACTGGCGACATTCAGCTTGGAAGGCTGACGCTCTACCAACTGAGCTACTCTCGCATTTATTAGTTTTACAACTAAAAGGTATTCATTATTTCAAATTATCTTCCCAGATAATATCAAGTGGGGAGAGCAGGATTCGAACCTGCGAAGGTTTCCCAACGGAGTTACAGTCCGTCCTCGTTGGCCGCTTGAGTATCTCCCCTAAAAGTCTTTTAAGACCTCACTATTTTAAAGAGCCGATGGAGGGACTCGAACCCACGACCTGCTGATTACAAATCAGCTGCTCTAGCCAGCTGAGCTACATCGGCTTTTATACTTTTTTAGCCATAAAAAAAGCCCGCTATTTCTAACGGACTGCAAATGTAAGCCTATTTTTTAATTACCAAAATATTTTTTAATATTTTTTTCAGTGCGCAGCTAACTTTTCTTTTCTTTTTATCAATTGACGCTCTAAAGAAGCCACGCATTCATCTATACACTGCTCAAAAGTTTTACAAGTCTTCTTTACTACCATATCATCTCCCGGAACAAAAAGTCTTATCTCAGCTATTTTATTTTCTGGAGCAGAGGTCTTTTGCACCTTTAAATATACATCTGCATTAATAATTTTACTGTAGAACTGTTCCAGCTTATCTAATTTGTTTTGAGAGAAACTGATGAGCTTTAAATCTGCATCAAAATTGACTGCTTGCATGTTTACCTTCATAATACATAGTTTTAGATTAATTATTTTTTGGACCTAGGATGCGCATTACCATAAACACCCTTTAATGTCGCCATACTAGAATGCGTATAAATTTGTGTTGATGATAAACTAGCGTGACCTAGCAATTCTTTAACAGCGTTTAAATCTGCCCCACGGTCTAGTAAATGAGTTGCAAATGTATGTCTCAATACGTGTGGGCTTATTTTTACCTTCAAAGAAACCTTACTAAAATATGATTTTATCACTCGATAAACAAGACTTGGGTACATTTTAACTCCTTTAAGAGTTGTGAATAGCTCATCTGTTACTGGTTGCGCTATAGACTGGCGCAAGACTACATACTGTTCGATATGATCTTTTATCGAATAAACTAAGGGCACTATCCGCTCTTTATTCCTTTTACCTAACACTTTAATCGTGTTACCAGAGACATCGACATCCTTGAGCTTTATATTGATCAACTCTTCTCTTCTTATGCCTGTCGCGTAAAAGAGTTCGATGATTAAAAAGTCTCGTGACTCCACAAAACTAGTGGTGTCGTAGGGTGAATCTAGTAATTTCAAAACCTCTTCTGTTGAGAAAGGTATTTGTATCTTTTTAGAAATTTTAAGGCTCTTATAAGAGGCCGCAGGACTTGAAGTTATCTCACCCACTTTAAGCAGAAATTTAAAATATGACTTTAAGGAAGACATCTTTCTATTCACTGTACGATTAGAACCTCCGTTCTCTAGCAAGCTAGTAACCCAACCCCTAATCAAACTGTAGTTCACCTCATTTATCTCCTGCACCCCTTCTTCTCTCAGGAAAGAATTAAATTGATTTAAATCCTTTTCATAAGCTAAGATGGTATGAGAAGAATAATTTTTCTCAAGTTGAAGATATTCTATATATGAGGTAAGATCCATAAAAAAACCGCTAATTGTAAATGTATAAATTTACAACTAGCGGTATGATATTCTAAAGGAAAAATTCTCTAGAGGTTTTCTGCGTCACGAAGTCCTTGAATGTAAGAAGCTTTAATGTTTTGAGCACGTTTTGCAACAGATGGTTTAGTAAACTGCTGTCTTCTACGTAGTTCGCGCATTTTTCCTGTACGATCAAATTTTCTTTTGAAACGCTTTAGAGCTCTGTCGATATTTTCTCCGTCTTTAACTGGTATTATTAACATAGTGTCATCACCTCCTTTCTTTGGGATCGCAAAAGTACATATTATTTTACAATCTCAAAGATATTTATTTAAATTGATATGTGTGTTATTTTCGCTTTCGCGAAAGCGGAACACTTAGACTACTTTGCAGCAGGTTTATAATCCTTACCGTCAAGAGTCATTTTTGCGATAATCTCCCGCATAATCTCACTCGTTCCACCACCTATAGGCCCTAAACGACTATCACGTGACATTCTAGCCAGTGGGTATTCTTCTATATAACCGTAACCACCTAGGTACTGAAGGCATTTATAAATAACTTCGTCTGCAATTTTTGTAGAAAGAAGCTTAGACATGCTTGCCTCTTTTACAGGGTAGAGCCCTTTATCCAGCTCTTCTGCAATGGAATAATTAAAGCATTTTGACATTTCTACCTCGCTCATCATGTCTGCAAGGTTATGACGTAAGGCTTGATAAGTGTCTAGTGACTTACCAAATGCGGTACGATCCTTCATATAACCAATGGTGTACTCAAGGGCATATTCTGCGCGGGCATGAGAATTAATCCCCATGATCAAACGCTCTAATGCAAAATGTTGCATGATGTAAGGAAAGCCTTTCCCTTCTTCTCCCATCAGGTTCTCAACAGGGATACGCACATTATCAAATCCTATTTCTGCTGTATCACTTGCTCTCCATCCTAGTTTATTCAACTTAGTCGCACTGATACCTGGTGTCTCGCGATCCATTACAAAAATAGAGATGCCTCTACCTTTTGCTTCTAAATCTGTTTTTGCAGCGATCACTAGGTAATCACTGTAAACACCGTTTGTTATAAAAGTTTTTGAACCGTTAATTACGTAATGATCGCCATCTTTTACGGCTGTAGTTCTCATTCCCGCTACATCACTACCTCCAAAAGGCTCTGTAATACCTAGACATCCTATTTTCTCACCCGTAAGTGTAGGAACTAGATATTCTTGCTTGATGCGCTCGTCACCTTCTTTCAATAAATGTTGAGCTCCTAAAAATGCCTGTACCCACATTGCAGCGGCAAAGCCACCAGAATTGATACGTTGCATTTCTTCTAGAAAAATAACCGTGTAGAAAAAATCTAAATCAAGACCTCCATACTCTTCAGGATAGTAAAGACCGAAATACCCCATCTCTCCCATTTTCTGAAAAATCTCCCGATCTATATGACCGGTTTCTTCCCATCTTTCAATATGAGGAACGGCTTCTTTGTTTAAGAAATCTCTAAAGCTTTGTCTGAAGGCTTCATGCTCCTCAGTAAAATATTTTGAATACATACAGTTGTTACAATATAATTATTGAAAAACATTTAAAATCAAATTTTAAATGTGAAATTCTCAGTTAAGACTGATTTTATCAATCTAATGACAAATATAGCTGAATTAAACCTAATTTTTCCTGCGGAAACCTAGATGTTAACATGACTTTATCCCAACTTTTAAAACCATCCCTTAAAGTTCTCTGCTCCACAAGCTTTTCTACTAGATAGTCGTCAAAATATGGAATAGATAACAACTCTTCTTCAGTAGCCGTGTTCAATGCTATTTTTAAAAACCCTGATGGCGGGGTCACATAGAAATGCTTTTTTAACTGAATCATGGTCGAGTCCGTAAGTCCGTAAACACCTCTTACCTGTGAGATATCGATAAATCCCTTGAGGCGTCCCCTTTCTTGCAGTATCCTGCTAGATAGCGCTGGGCCTATA is a window of Nonlabens sp. MB-3u-79 DNA encoding:
- the rpoB gene encoding DNA-directed RNA polymerase subunit beta, whose amino-acid sequence is MLATNTERINFSTVTNKAEYPDLLDIQIKSFQDFFQLETKSDKREVEGLYNTFMENFPITDTRNQFVLEFLDYFVDPPRYSIQECIERGLTYSVPLKSRLKLYCTDPEHEDFETIVQDVYLGTIPYMTPSGTFCINGAERVVVSQLHRSPGVFFGQSFHANGTKLYSARVIPFKGSWIEFATDINSVMYAYIDRKKKLPVTTLFRAIGFERDKDILGIFDLAEEVKASKTGLKKYLGRKLAARVLRTWHEDFVDEDTGEVVSIERNEIVLDRDTILEKEHIDEIIESQAKTILLHKEDNMSADYAIIHNTLQKDPTNSEKEAVEHIYRQLRNAEPPDEETARGIIDKLFFSDQRYNLGEVGRYRMNKKLGLDIPMDKQVLTKEDIITIIKHLIMLINSKAEIDDIDHLSNRRVRTVGEQLSQQFGVGLARMARTIRERMNVRDNEVFTPIDLINAKTLSSVINSFFGTNQLSQFMDQTNPLAEITHKRRLSALGPGGLSRERAGFEVRDVHYTHYGRLCPIETPEGPNIGLISSLAVFAKVNGMGFIETPYRKVTNGVVNLQDQPTYLSAEEEEGLHIAQANLPLTNGKIDQEKVIARMEGDFPVINATDVVYADVAPNQIASISASLIPFLEHDDANRALMGSNMMRQAVPLLRVDAPIVGTGLERQVASDSRVLINAEGDGEVVYVDSQKVVIRYDRTEREALVSFEPEDTSYNLIKFRKTNQGTSITLKPIVQKGDRVDKGQVLCQGYATEAGELALGRNMKVAFMPWKGYNFEDAIVISEKVVREDIFTSIHVDEYSLEVRDTKLGNEELTADIPNVSEEATADLDEHGMIRVGAEVKPGDILIGKITPKGESDPTPEEKLLRAIFGDKAGDVKDASLKASPSLRGVVIDKKLFSRAVKDKRKRAQDKEDIARLEQDYQGKFDGLQERLIEKLFEIVSGKTSQGVFNDLGEEVLPKGKKYTLKMLNSVDDFTHLTSGTWTTGNEVNDMVADLLHNYKIKENDLQGSLRREKFTISVGDELPAGIIKLAKVYIAKKRKLKVGDKMAGRHGNKGIVARIVRQEDMPFLEDGTPVDIVLNPLGVPSRMNIGQIYETVLGWAGEKLGKKFATPIFDGATLDQINGYTDEAGIPRFGHTYLFDGGTGERFDQPATVGIIYMLKLGHMVDDKMHARSIGPYSLITQQPLGGKAQFGGQRFGEMEVWALEAYGASSTLREILTVKSDDVIGRAKTYEAIVKGEPMPEPGLPESFNVLMHELKGLGLDLRLED
- the rplL gene encoding 50S ribosomal protein L7/L12 — protein: MADLKDFAEQLVNLTVKEVNELADILKDEYGIEPAAAAVAMVGPAAGGGDAAEEQTEFDVILKAAGGAKLAVVKLVKELTGAGLKDAKALVDDAPSPIKEGVSKDEAEALKAQLEAAGAEVELK
- the rplJ gene encoding 50S ribosomal protein L10, producing MTREQKANVIQDLTATLGENSTIYLADISGLNASDTSNLRRACFKANITMSVVKNTLLAKAMQASDKDFGELPDLLKGNTSIMLSEVANAPARVIENFRKKSDKPVLKGAYIEEAIYVGDDKINALSNIKSKEEMIGDIIGLLQSPAKNVISALQSGGGKLAGILKTLSER
- the rplA gene encoding 50S ribosomal protein L1, which translates into the protein MAKLTKNQKENQVKIDRLQTYSVADASKLVKEVTSTKFDASVDLAVRLNVDPRKANQMVRGVVTLPHGTGKDVKVLALVTPDKEAEATEAGADYVGLDEYLDKIKGGWTDVDVIITMPSVMGKLGPLGRILGPRGLMPNPKTGTVTMDVAKAVKEVKAGKIDFKVDKTGIIHAAVGKASFDAEKIAGNARELINTLVKLKPTTSKGIYIKSIFISSTMSPSIEIDTKRFAED
- the rplK gene encoding 50S ribosomal protein L11, translating into MAKEVSKVVKLQVKGGAANPSPPVGPALGAAGVNIMEFCKQFNARTQDKAGKILPVAITVFKDKSFDFVIKTPPAAVQILEALKLKGGSGEPNRKKVGTVSWDQIRLIAMDKMPDLNAFTVDSAMRMVAGTAKSMGVNVKGGNAPA
- the nusG gene encoding transcription termination/antitermination protein NusG yields the protein MSEEKDLMKWYVVRSVSGQENKIKDYIESEIAHHNLGDYLTQILVPTEKVVQIRDGKKYHKERVYFPGYIMVQARLEGEVPHIIKSVNGVIGFLGETKGGEPVPLRRAEVNRMLGKVDELAEQTDNIAIPFKSGETVKVVDGPFNGFNGTIETVNEEKRKLEVMVKIFGRKTPLELSYMQVEKV
- the secE gene encoding preprotein translocase subunit SecE encodes the protein MSLITYVKESYNELTNHVTWPTWAETQKLTVTVAVFSIIFALIVAGIDYVFSAAIENYFSWIKQN